Proteins from a genomic interval of Equus quagga isolate Etosha38 chromosome 13, UCLA_HA_Equagga_1.0, whole genome shotgun sequence:
- the GAPDHS gene encoding glyceraldehyde-3-phosphate dehydrogenase, testis-specific — protein MGAPLPWLHLPVIRAPPPPEPRIEAEREPKPEPKPVEEVVLPPAKKASLLQELTVGINGFGRIGRLVLRACMEKGVKVVAVNDPFIDPEYMVYMFKYDSTHGRYKGNVEFKNGRLVVDKQEITVFQCKQPREIPWRSVGSPFVVEATGAYLSLEETSSHIEAGAPRVVICAPSPDAPMFVMGVNEKDYNPGSMKIVSNASCTTNCLAPLAKVIHERFGIVEGLMTTVHSYTATQKTVDGPSKKAWRDGRGAHQNIIPASTGAAKAVGKVIPSLKGKLTGMAFRVPTPDVSVVDLTCRLAQPAPYSAIKEAIKAAAKGPLAGILAYTEDEVVSTDFLGDPHSSIFDANASIALNDNFVKLISWYDNEYGYSHRVVDLLRYMFSRDK, from the exons ATGGGCGCTCCTCTGCCCTGGCTTCACCTGCCAG tgATCAGAGCACCGCCCCCACCGGAGCCCAGAATTGAGGCAGAGCGGGAGCCCAAACCCGAGCCCAAGCCAGTCGAGGAAGTCGTGCTTCCTCCAGCCAAGAAGGCTTCTCTGCTTCAGGAGCTGACAGTCGGCATCAATGG ATTTGGACGCATCGGTCGCCTGGTGCTGCGTGCCTGCATGGAGAAGGGCGTTAAGGTGGTGGCAGTGAATGATCCCTTCATTGACCCAGAATACATG GTGTACATGTTTAAGTACGACTCCACCCACGGCCGATACAAGGGGAATGTGGAGTTCAAGAATGGACGGCTGGTCGTGGATAAGCAGGAGATCACTGTCTTCCAGTG caAGCAGCCCAGAGAAATCCCCTGGAGGTCCGTCGGGAGCCCTTTTGTGGTGGAGGCCACAGGCGCGTACCTGTCCCTAGAGGAAACTTCG AGCCACATCGAGGCAGGCGCCCCACGTGTGGTCATCTGCGCACCCTCACCAGACGCACCCATGTTCGTCATGGGGGTGAACGAAAAGGACTATAACCCCGGCTCCATGAAAATTGTCAG CAATGCCTCCTGCACCACCAACTGCCTGGCCCCCCTCGCCAAGGTCATCCATGAGCGATTTGGGATCGTGGAAGGGCTGATG accACCGTCCACTCCTACACTGCCACCCAGAAGACTGTGGATGGGCCATCAAAGAAGGCCTGGAGAGACGGACGGGGCGCCCACCAGAATATCATCCCAGCTTCCACAGGGGCTGCCAAGGCCGTGGGCAAAGTCATCCCAAGCCTCAAAGG GAAGCTGACAGGAATGGCGTTCCGGGTGCCAACCCCAGACGTGTCTGTTGTGGACCTGACCTGCCGCCTAGCCCAGCCTGCCCCATACTCAGCCATCAAGGAGGCCATAAAAGCAGCAGCCAAGGGGCCCCTAGCTGGCATCCTTGCCTACACCGAGGATGAG GTCGTCTCCACGGACTTTCTCGGTGACCCCCACTCGTCCATCTTCGATGCTAACGCCAGCATCGCGCTCAACGACAACTTCGTGAAGCTCATTTCCTG GTACGACAACGAATATGGCTACAGTCACCGGGTGGTGGACCTCCTCCGCTACATGTTCAGCCGGGACAAGTGA
- the SBSN gene encoding suprabasin isoform X3 produces the protein MRLASLVSSCSLLLLLGALPGWAANNDPFEKVIEGINRGLSNAEREVGKALEGINNGITQAGREVEKVFNGLSNMGSQAGKELDKGIQGLNHGLDKVAHGINNGVGQAGKEAEKFAHGANHAAGQVGKETDKVIQGVHHGVNQAGSEAGRFGQGVHHGVSEAWKEAEKFGQGVHHAAGQAGKEGEKIGQGVHHGVNQAGKEAEKLGHGVHHGVNEAWKEAEKFGQGVHHAAGQAGKEGEKIGQGVHHGVNEAWKEAEKFGQGVHHAAGQAGKEGEKVVQGVHHGVNQAGKEAEKLGHGVYYASGQAGKEGDKTVQGVHPGVNQAGKEAEKFGQGVHHGVNEAWKEAEKLGQGVHHAAGQAGKEGEKVAQGVHPGVNQAGKEAEKLGQGVHHAVEQAGKEADKVVQGVHNGVNQAGKEAEKFGQGVHHAAGQAGKEAEKLGQGVHHAAGQAGKEADRLQQNVHNGVNQAGKEANQLLNASVNKPFINLSALWRSVANIIP, from the exons ATGCGGCTTGCCAGTTTGGtcagctcctgctccctcctaCTGCTATTGGGGGCCTTGCCTGGATGGGCAGCCAATAATGATCCGTTTGAGAAGGTCATTGAAGGAATCAACCGAGGGCTGAGCAATGCAGAGAGAGAGGTGGGCAAGGCCCTGGAAGGCATCAATAATGGAATCACTCAAGCCGGAAGGGAAGTGGAGAAAGTTTTTAATGGACTTAGCAACATGGGGAGCCAGGCTGGCAAGGAGCTGGACAAGGGCATCCAGGGGCTCAACCACGGCTTGGACAAGGTAGCCCATGGGATCAACAATGGCGTCGGACAAGcaggaaaggaagcagagaagttTGCCCATGGGGCCAACCACGCTGCTGGACAGGttgggaaggagacagacaaagTGATTCAGGGGGTCCATCATGGGGTCAACCAGGCGGGAAGTGAGGCGGGGAGGTTTGGCCAGGGAGTTCACCATGGGGTCAGTGAGGCCtggaaggaggctgagaagtttgGTCAGGGGGTCCACCATGCCGCTGGGCAGgctgggaaagagggagagaaaataggCCAAGGTGTCCATCATGGAGTTAACcaggctgggaaggaggctgagaagctTGGCCATGGAGTCCACCATGGAGTTAATGAGGCCtggaaggaggctgagaagtttgGTCAGGGGGTCCACCATGCCGCTGGGCAGgctgggaaagagggagagaaaataggCCAAGGTGTC CACCATGGAGTTAACGAGGCCtggaaggaggctgagaagtttgGTCAAGGGGTCCACCATGCCGCTGGGCAGgctgggaaagagggagagaaagtggTCCAGGGGGTCCATCATGGAGTTAACcaggctgggaaggag gctgagaagctTGGCCATGGAGTTTATTACGCTTCAGGGCAGGCTGGGAAAGAGGGAGACAAAACAGTCCAAGGTGTCCATCCTGGGGTCAACcaggctgggaaggaggctgagaagtttgGCCAGGGGGTCCACCATGGGGTCAATGAGGCCtggaaggaggctgagaagctTGGTCAGGGGGTCCACCATGCTGCTGGGCAGgctgggaaagagggagagaaagtggcCCAGGGGGTCCATCCTGGAGTTAACcaggctgggaaggaggctgagaagctTGGTCAGGGGGTCCACCATGCCGTTGAACAGGCCGGAAAGGAAGCAGACAAAGTGGTCCAAGGGGTCCACAATGGGGTCAACCAGGccgggaaggaggcagagaaatttGGCCAAGGGGTTCACCACGCTGCTGGCCAGGCTGGAAAGGAAGCGGAGAAGCTTGGCCAAGGGGTCCACCACGCTGCTGGCCAGGCCGGAAAGGAGGCGGACAGGTTGCAGCAGAATGTTCATAATGGGGTCAACCAAGCCGGCAAGGAGGCCAACCAGCTGCTGAAT GCCTCGGTTAACAAGCCCTTCATCAACCTTTCAGCTCTGTGGAGG agCGTCGCCAACATCATTCCCTAA
- the SBSN gene encoding suprabasin isoform X1, with amino-acid sequence MRLASLVSSCSLLLLLGALPGWAANNDPFEKVIEGINRGLSNAEREVGKALEGINNGITQAGREVEKVFNGLSNMGSQAGKELDKGIQGLNHGLDKVAHGINNGVGQAGKEAEKFAHGANHAAGQVGKETDKVIQGVHHGVNQAGSEAGRFGQGVHHGVSEAWKEAEKFGQGVHHAAGQAGKEGEKIGQGVHHGVNQAGKEAEKLGHGVHHGVNEAWKEAEKFGQGVHHAAGQAGKEGEKIGQGVXXXXXXXXXXXXXXXXXXXXXXXXXXXXXXXXXXHHGVNEAWKEAEKFGQGVHHAAGQAGKEGEKVVQGVHHGVNQAGKEAEKLGXXXHHGVNEAWKEAEKFGQGVHHAAGQAGKEGEKVVQGVHHGVNQAGKEAEKLGHGVYYASGQAGKEGDKTVQGVHPGVNQAGKEAEKFGQGVHHGVNEAWKEAEKLGQGVHHAAGQAGKEGEKVAQGVHPGVNQAGKEAEKLGQGVHHAVEQAGKEADKVVQGVHNGVNQAGKEAEKFGQGVHHAAGQAGKEAEKLGQGVHHAAGQAGKEADRLQQNVHNGVNQAGKEANQLLNGGHHGGSTGQTGGAATTLASGASVNKPFINLSALWRSVANIIP; translated from the exons ATGCGGCTTGCCAGTTTGGtcagctcctgctccctcctaCTGCTATTGGGGGCCTTGCCTGGATGGGCAGCCAATAATGATCCGTTTGAGAAGGTCATTGAAGGAATCAACCGAGGGCTGAGCAATGCAGAGAGAGAGGTGGGCAAGGCCCTGGAAGGCATCAATAATGGAATCACTCAAGCCGGAAGGGAAGTGGAGAAAGTTTTTAATGGACTTAGCAACATGGGGAGCCAGGCTGGCAAGGAGCTGGACAAGGGCATCCAGGGGCTCAACCACGGCTTGGACAAGGTAGCCCATGGGATCAACAATGGCGTCGGACAAGcaggaaaggaagcagagaagttTGCCCATGGGGCCAACCACGCTGCTGGACAGGttgggaaggagacagacaaagTGATTCAGGGGGTCCATCATGGGGTCAACCAGGCGGGAAGTGAGGCGGGGAGGTTTGGCCAGGGAGTTCACCATGGGGTCAGTGAGGCCtggaaggaggctgagaagtttgGTCAGGGGGTCCACCATGCCGCTGGGCAGgctgggaaagagggagagaaaataggCCAAGGTGTCCATCATGGAGTTAACcaggctgggaaggaggctgagaagctTGGCCATGGAGTCCACCATGGAGTTAATGAGGCCtggaaggaggctgagaagtttgGTCAGGGGGTCCACCATGCCGCTGGGCAGgctgggaaagagggagagaaaataggCCAAGGTGTCCANNNNNNNNNNNNNNNNNNNNNNNNNNNNNNNNNNNNNNNNNNNNNNNNNNNNNNNNNNNNNNNNNNNNNNNNNNNNNNNNNNNNNNNNNNNNNNNNNNNNCACCATGGAGTTAACGAGGCCtggaaggaggctgagaagtttgGTCAAGGGGTCCACCATGCCGCTGGGCAGgctgggaaagagggagagaaagtggTCCAGGGGGTCCATCATGGAGTTAACcaggctgggaaggaggctgagaagctTGGNNNNNNNNNNCACCATGGAGTTAACGAGGCCtggaaggaggctgagaagtttgGTCAAGGGGTCCACCATGCCGCTGGGCAGgctgggaaagagggagagaaagtggTCCAGGGGGTCCATCATGGAGTTAACcaggctgggaaggaggctgagaagctTGGCCATGGAGTTTATTACGCTTCAGGGCAGGCTGGGAAAGAGGGAGACAAAACAGTCCAAGGTGTCCATCCTGGGGTCAACcaggctgggaaggaggctgagaagtttgGCCAGGGGGTCCACCATGGGGTCAATGAGGCCtggaaggaggctgagaagctTGGTCAGGGGGTCCACCATGCTGCTGGGCAGgctgggaaagagggagagaaagtggcCCAGGGGGTCCATCCTGGAGTTAACcaggctgggaaggaggctgagaagctTGGTCAGGGGGTCCACCATGCCGTTGAACAGGCCGGAAAGGAAGCAGACAAAGTGGTCCAAGGGGTCCACAATGGGGTCAACCAGGccgggaaggaggcagagaaatttGGCCAAGGGGTTCACCACGCTGCTGGCCAGGCTGGAAAGGAAGCGGAGAAGCTTGGCCAAGGGGTCCACCACGCTGCTGGCCAGGCCGGAAAGGAGGCGGACAGGTTGCAGCAGAATGTTCATAATGGGGTCAACCAAGCCGGCAAGGAGGCCAACCAGCTGCTGAAT GGCGGTCATCACGGCGGTTCCACCGGCCAGACCGGAGGGGCCGCAACCACATTAGCATCTGGA GCCTCGGTTAACAAGCCCTTCATCAACCTTTCAGCTCTGTGGAGG agCGTCGCCAACATCATTCCCTAA
- the TMEM147 gene encoding transmembrane protein 147: MTLFHFGNCFALAYFPYFITYKCSGLSEYNAFWKCVQAGVTYLFVQLCKMLFLATFFPTWEGGIYDFIGEFMKASVDVADLIGLNLVMSRNAGKGEYKIMVAALGWATAELIMSRCIPLWVGARGIEFDWKYIQMSIDSNISLVHYIVASAQVWMITRYDLYHTFRPAVLLLMFLSVYKAFVMETFVHICSLGSWTALLARAVVTGLLALSTLALYVAVVNVHS, from the exons ATGACCCTATTCCACTTCGGGAACTGCTTCGCCCTGGCCTACTTTCCCTACTTCATCACCTACAAGTGCAGCGGCCT GTCCGAGTACAACGCCTTCTGGAAGTGCGTCCAGGCCGGGGTCACCTACCTCTTCGTGCAGCTGTGCAAG ATGCTGTTCTTGGCCACTTTCTTTCCCACCTGGGAAGGCGGCATCTATGACTTCATTGGG GAGTTCATGAAGGCCAGCGTGGACGTGGCAGACCTGATAGGCCTAAACCTTGTCATGTCCCGGAATGCCGGCAAGGGGGAGTACAAGATCATGGTtgctgccctgggctgggccacCGCCGAGCTCATTATGTCCCG CTGCATCCCCCTCTGGGTTGGAGCCCGGGGCATTGAGTTTGACTGGAAATACATCCAGATGAGCATTGACTCCAACATCAGTCTG gtccATTACATCGTTGCGTCTGCCCAGGTCTGGATGATAACACGCTACGACCTGTACCACACTTTCCGGCCGGCAGTCCTCCTGCTCATGTTCCTTAGCGTCTACAAGGCCTTTGTCATGGA GACCTTCGTCCACATCTGTTCCCTGGGCAGCTGGACAGCACTGCTGGCCCGAGCGGTGGTGACAGGGCTGCTGGCCCTCAGCACCCTGGCCCTGTATGTTGCTGTTGTCAACGTGCACTCCTAG
- the SBSN gene encoding suprabasin isoform X2 yields MRLASLVSSCSLLLLLGALPGWAANNDPFEKVIEGINRGLSNAEREVGKALEGINNGITQAGREVEKVFNGLSNMGSQAGKELDKGIQGLNHGLDKVAHGINNGVGQAGKEAEKFAHGANHAAGQVGKETDKVIQGVHHGVNQAGSEAGRFGQGVHHGVSEAWKEAEKFGQGVHHAAGQAGKEGEKIGQGVHHGVNQAGKEAEKLGHGVHHGVNEAWKEAEKFGQGVHHAAGQAGKEGEKIGQGVHHGVNEAWKEAEKFGQGVHHAAGQAGKEGEKVVQGVHHGVNQAGKEAEKLGHGVYYASGQAGKEGDKTVQGVHPGVNQAGKEAEKFGQGVHHGVNEAWKEAEKLGQGVHHAAGQAGKEGEKVAQGVHPGVNQAGKEAEKLGQGVHHAVEQAGKEADKVVQGVHNGVNQAGKEAEKFGQGVHHAAGQAGKEAEKLGQGVHHAAGQAGKEADRLQQNVHNGVNQAGKEANQLLNGGHHGGSTGQTGGAATTLASGASVNKPFINLSALWRSVANIIP; encoded by the exons ATGCGGCTTGCCAGTTTGGtcagctcctgctccctcctaCTGCTATTGGGGGCCTTGCCTGGATGGGCAGCCAATAATGATCCGTTTGAGAAGGTCATTGAAGGAATCAACCGAGGGCTGAGCAATGCAGAGAGAGAGGTGGGCAAGGCCCTGGAAGGCATCAATAATGGAATCACTCAAGCCGGAAGGGAAGTGGAGAAAGTTTTTAATGGACTTAGCAACATGGGGAGCCAGGCTGGCAAGGAGCTGGACAAGGGCATCCAGGGGCTCAACCACGGCTTGGACAAGGTAGCCCATGGGATCAACAATGGCGTCGGACAAGcaggaaaggaagcagagaagttTGCCCATGGGGCCAACCACGCTGCTGGACAGGttgggaaggagacagacaaagTGATTCAGGGGGTCCATCATGGGGTCAACCAGGCGGGAAGTGAGGCGGGGAGGTTTGGCCAGGGAGTTCACCATGGGGTCAGTGAGGCCtggaaggaggctgagaagtttgGTCAGGGGGTCCACCATGCCGCTGGGCAGgctgggaaagagggagagaaaataggCCAAGGTGTCCATCATGGAGTTAACcaggctgggaaggaggctgagaagctTGGCCATGGAGTCCACCATGGAGTTAATGAGGCCtggaaggaggctgagaagtttgGTCAGGGGGTCCACCATGCCGCTGGGCAGgctgggaaagagggagagaaaataggCCAAGGTGTC CACCATGGAGTTAACGAGGCCtggaaggaggctgagaagtttgGTCAAGGGGTCCACCATGCCGCTGGGCAGgctgggaaagagggagagaaagtggTCCAGGGGGTCCATCATGGAGTTAACcaggctgggaaggag gctgagaagctTGGCCATGGAGTTTATTACGCTTCAGGGCAGGCTGGGAAAGAGGGAGACAAAACAGTCCAAGGTGTCCATCCTGGGGTCAACcaggctgggaaggaggctgagaagtttgGCCAGGGGGTCCACCATGGGGTCAATGAGGCCtggaaggaggctgagaagctTGGTCAGGGGGTCCACCATGCTGCTGGGCAGgctgggaaagagggagagaaagtggcCCAGGGGGTCCATCCTGGAGTTAACcaggctgggaaggaggctgagaagctTGGTCAGGGGGTCCACCATGCCGTTGAACAGGCCGGAAAGGAAGCAGACAAAGTGGTCCAAGGGGTCCACAATGGGGTCAACCAGGccgggaaggaggcagagaaatttGGCCAAGGGGTTCACCACGCTGCTGGCCAGGCTGGAAAGGAAGCGGAGAAGCTTGGCCAAGGGGTCCACCACGCTGCTGGCCAGGCCGGAAAGGAGGCGGACAGGTTGCAGCAGAATGTTCATAATGGGGTCAACCAAGCCGGCAAGGAGGCCAACCAGCTGCTGAAT GGCGGTCATCACGGCGGTTCCACCGGCCAGACCGGAGGGGCCGCAACCACATTAGCATCTGGA GCCTCGGTTAACAAGCCCTTCATCAACCTTTCAGCTCTGTGGAGG agCGTCGCCAACATCATTCCCTAA